TCTTCATAAAAGCGCGGGTCGGTGAAGCGGTGTAAAATCCGAATCAAAAATAGCGTGTGCGCATCCACCGTGTAACGATGAAACAGATCATATTGCATCAGACCCGTCACTTGAGCAAAAGCCGGAATATAACTGCCCAAAACGCCACAGCGATTCATGGTACGCAAACGATGAAACAGATAGTTCTGCTCTTTTAGATTGGCCAAAAATAACGCCTGATGCACAGGGTTGTCGCGGTACACCTGATCGATACCGCGCGCGGCGATTTTGAGCGCACGTAAGGTATGAGTACGCACGTTTTTGATACCGTGCTGACCCATCAATAAAAACATCTCCAAAATCGCTTCAGGATGCTGAGCAAAAACCCTATGATGTGACATGGCGATCTGGTCGCCAATTTGATTAAAGTGCGCGTTAATAGGCTGCTTTTTTGGTCGCTCGGCATCTGGTAGATGCGATTCTATGATTGTCTCATAATAATGGTTGGTCAACATCTCAGACAATGTCGATATTTTCATAGCGCAGCGATAATAATCTCGCATAAAACGCTCAACCGCCGCGTTTGGCTCATCATCTGGTTGAGTCTCATAACCCATCAACTGAGCAATCTCGCGCTGATAATCAAACAGTAGCTTATTTTCATTACGACCTGTCAAGACATGCAGATAATGACGTATTTGCCATAAATAACCTTCTGCAAAGCTCAACTCATCAAACTCTTTTTCTGTCAAAAAGTTCTGTTGCACCAAGTCATAAAGCTTACTGACGCGAAAATAACGTTTGGTCACCCAGCCGACCAGATGGATGTCGCGTAAGCCGCCTGGCGCTGTTTTGATATTTGGCTCAAGGTTGTATTCTGTGGCATTGTGCTGTAAATAACGCTCTCTTGCCTCAGCAACTTTGACATCATAAAAGTCACGCGGCGACCACTGTTTGTTGACAATCTGAATGGGCGTCTGTTGCAATGCCTCATTCCCAATCAATAACCGAGCCTCTAGCTGAGCGCTAGCAATGGTATGATCAAGCGCGGCTTCTAAAGCATCATTGACGCTACGCACAGAGAGAGCAGGCTCTAACCCGATATCCCACAGTAGCGCTACTAAGCGATCTATTTTTTGGTTGGTATCTGCGCTCATCTCATCTGGATAAAGCAGCAAAATATCGATATCTGAATACAGCGACAGCTCACCGCGACCGTAGCCGCCTGTGGCAAACAGTGCCAAATCCGTCTTATCAAGCTCAAACCAAGTAAAGAGCGCAGTAAGCAGGCGATCAATCGCGCAAGCACGTGCCGCTACCAACTGACGAATATTGACACCACGCTCAAGAGCACGGCTGATATCGTCATTGATTTGGCTTAACCATTTTGGAATATCGATAAGCAGCTGTTCGGTGTCATGCGTGTCTGCCAATAGTGATGTGTTGGCCGCTGTATTATTCAATAGCAAAGGCAAGGGCGTTAGATCAATAGTAGCAACATCACAATTCAGCATGAGAGGTATCCAATTAAGAGGTTGAAAATAAATCGTTAAAATTAAGTCGTTAAAAGCATGTCATTAAAAACAAAGAGCGATTAGGCATCGTAAAACAGATGCCACACAAATCATATGCGCAAAAGTATAAAGATAAGCTTTAACAACACCTTACTCAATATGCCCTAATTATGCGCCAAAAAAAAGACCGCCTAGGCGATCTTTTTTATATTACTGGGTCAAAAAGCTCAAATCTTCTTCAGGTCGCGTGGTAAATACCTCACAGCCATTGTCGGTCACAACCATCGTGTGCTCCCATTGAGCAGACAACTTACGATCTTTAGTGATCGCTGTCCATTCATCGGGCAAGATTTTCGTCTGCCAAGTGCCTTGGTTGATCATTGGCTCAATGGTGAAGGTCATACCCGTTTTTAGCTCAAAACCCGTGCCTTTTTTGCCATAGTGCATGACTTGGGGCTCATGGTGAAACTCATTGCTGATACCATGTCCGCAGAATTCGCGAACGATACTGAAGCGTTCAGGCTCGACCACTTCTTGAATGGCAGCACCAACATCGCCTAAGCGCGCACCGTTTTTGACGACACTCATGCCAGCATATAAGGCGTCTTGTGCCACTTTGCAAATGCGCTGCGCCATGATAGAGCCGTTGCCAACGATCCACATTTTTGAGGTATCGCCATAATAACCGTCTTTGATGACGGTCACATCGATATTGATGATATCGCCATCTTTGAGCAGTTTGTTTTCGGCAGGAATGCCATGACAGACCACATGGTTGACAGAAGTACAAATCGATTTTGGAAAGCCATTATAATTGAGCGGCGCAGGAATGGCCTTTTGCACATTAACGATATAATCATGAGCGATTTGGTTAAGTGCTTCGGTACTAACGCCAACCTTGACATGCTCATCAAGCATCACAAGGACATCACTGGCAAGTTTACCGGCCACACGCATTTTTTCTATGGCATCAGCGGATTGAATAAGGGATTTTTTAGTCATCATCGTCTTACTTATAGTTATGAGATTGGTATGGTGCATTATAGCATAAATGTGGTTAGTGCTGTTTTGCGCGCATTGACCATCTATTCGTTGATTAAGTTGTTATTTGCCTGACAAGTCGCCGCATTCCTGACTCTATGGAGATGACTACAAAGTCACTAAAATACGGCCTAAATTCAAAAAAACTCATTGAATGTTGCTAAATATAGTCGTAATGTAATTTTGGTTGCTAAATGGATTAGCAAAGGTTTTCAGTACTTTTTTGCAGGATGCAAGAATAAAAGGACTGAAAACAGCCTCACCTTAACGATAACAAGGATGTTGTTATGAGACTCAAAAATTACTTACCTTCGACAGTCATGCCAAGCCTTTTTTTGCCCACACTTGGTACGATTGGTGCGGGTATCTTTATGATAATCGTACAGACCAATTCTGCCCAAGCAGCAGGTCAGTACTATAATTGTGCCAATGCCAACGGTTGCAAGTTGGTTGATAGCCAATATTTCACATCCAGCTATACCAAGACGCAATATCCCATCGTCATGGCTCACGGTCTTGGTGGTTTTACGACGCTATTTGGGGTCATCGATTACTTTAATGGAATTCCTGGTGAGTTGATAAAAGGCGGCTCAGAGGTATATACCACCAAAACGTCAGCCGTCAATAATAGTGAAATTCGCGGCGAGCAATTGCTGCAACAAGTCAAAACCATCACTGCCATCTCAGGCAAACCCAAAGTCAATTTATTTGGGCACAGTCAGGGCGGTATCGATATTCGCTATGTCGCTGGCGTTGCCCCAAAATACGTCGCCTCAGTGACGGCTGTCTCAAGCCCAGAGCAAGGCTCAAAAACCGCAGATTTTGTCAAAAAAACGCTTGAACCAAACAACACTACTGGAGAGCCATCAAACGTCACCACGCAATTGGTATCAGGCGTATTCAATTTAATTGGTGGCTTTACGGATATCGGTTCTGGCATAAGTTACAAGCAAATACAACAGCAAGATGGCTGGAAGGCACTGGTTGCTTTATCCACGAGTGGGGCTGCCACCTTCAACGCAAAATTCCCA
This is a stretch of genomic DNA from Psychrobacter alimentarius. It encodes these proteins:
- the glnD gene encoding [protein-PII] uridylyltransferase; translated protein: MLNCDVATIDLTPLPLLLNNTAANTSLLADTHDTEQLLIDIPKWLSQINDDISRALERGVNIRQLVAARACAIDRLLTALFTWFELDKTDLALFATGGYGRGELSLYSDIDILLLYPDEMSADTNQKIDRLVALLWDIGLEPALSVRSVNDALEAALDHTIASAQLEARLLIGNEALQQTPIQIVNKQWSPRDFYDVKVAEARERYLQHNATEYNLEPNIKTAPGGLRDIHLVGWVTKRYFRVSKLYDLVQQNFLTEKEFDELSFAEGYLWQIRHYLHVLTGRNENKLLFDYQREIAQLMGYETQPDDEPNAAVERFMRDYYRCAMKISTLSEMLTNHYYETIIESHLPDAERPKKQPINAHFNQIGDQIAMSHHRVFAQHPEAILEMFLLMGQHGIKNVRTHTLRALKIAARGIDQVYRDNPVHQALFLANLKEQNYLFHRLRTMNRCGVLGSYIPAFAQVTGLMQYDLFHRYTVDAHTLFLIRILHRFTDPRFYEDFPLVSSIFQRIERKEILVLAAMFHDIAKGRGGNHSELGETESIEFCLAHGMSLADANLVGWLTRYHLLMSMTAQKKDISDPEVVTIFANLVGNVTHLNHLYVLTVADMNATNPQLWNSWRATLMKQLYSQTRRILRADIDAPTNRQDMISATRKQTLEMLDNVKNQHMNRDEVLRLWDDLGDEYFLREIAEDILWHTEAILNHPPIGLASNADSPPLVVLREHRELALDAVQVFVYTQDQMNLFAVTMAVFDQMNLDVLDARIITATRDFALDSYVLLDPSGTLLVDEDSQQELKQRLIDAFKDPTVLKLTNKRMPRQLKHFEVTTVINFEFNEASDQHIMSLETLDQPGLLARVGQVFLQQKIEVHAARITTLGERAEDMFYISDQNDEPLSTDRLDALKSALIASLSTQKDTVT
- a CDS encoding esterase/lipase family protein; the encoded protein is MRLKNYLPSTVMPSLFLPTLGTIGAGIFMIIVQTNSAQAAGQYYNCANANGCKLVDSQYFTSSYTKTQYPIVMAHGLGGFTTLFGVIDYFNGIPGELIKGGSEVYTTKTSAVNNSEIRGEQLLQQVKTITAISGKPKVNLFGHSQGGIDIRYVAGVAPKYVASVTAVSSPEQGSKTADFVKKTLEPNNTTGEPSNVTTQLVSGVFNLIGGFTDIGSGISYKQIQQQDGWKALVALSTSGAATFNAKFPAAMPTSYCGQPSSTKIGGISYYSFSGVGQLTSAVDPSDYLLAATGVPFAGESNDGLVSACSSRLGYVIRDNYKMNHLDSADQVLGLTAWGESEPKSIYRTQVNRLKNASL
- the map gene encoding type I methionyl aminopeptidase produces the protein MTKKSLIQSADAIEKMRVAGKLASDVLVMLDEHVKVGVSTEALNQIAHDYIVNVQKAIPAPLNYNGFPKSICTSVNHVVCHGIPAENKLLKDGDIINIDVTVIKDGYYGDTSKMWIVGNGSIMAQRICKVAQDALYAGMSVVKNGARLGDVGAAIQEVVEPERFSIVREFCGHGISNEFHHEPQVMHYGKKGTGFELKTGMTFTIEPMINQGTWQTKILPDEWTAITKDRKLSAQWEHTMVVTDNGCEVFTTRPEEDLSFLTQ